In Aegilops tauschii subsp. strangulata cultivar AL8/78 chromosome 3, Aet v6.0, whole genome shotgun sequence, one genomic interval encodes:
- the LOC123497501 gene encoding germin-like protein 8-11, whose product MNKHINIFVITFSLSVYSSYFSSCKTCNGFVCKDPKAVMAEDFFLAAKLDMPRDTKISKVGSNVTLINVMKIAGPNMLGISLTRIDYAPLGENPPHRHPRATEILTVLEGTLYVGFVTSNPENKLFSKELRKGDVFVFPQGLIHFQFNPNPYKPAVAIAALSSQNPGAITIANAVFGSNPMISDDILAKAFQVEKKTVDWLQAQFWADNHN is encoded by the coding sequence CATATCAATATATTTGTAATCACGTTTTCCTTGTCTGTGTATTCATCTTATTTCTCTTCATGCAAAACTTGTAACGGTTTCGTCTGTAAGGACCCAAAAGCCGTGATGGCGGAGGACTTCTTCCTCGCGGCCAAACTCGACATGCCAAGAGACACAAAGATAAGCAAGGTTGGGTCGAACGTGACATTGATTAACGTCATGAAGATTGCTGGCCCCAACATGCTTGGCATCTCCCTCACACGCATCGACTACGCACCCCTAGGCGAGAACCCTCCGCACAGACACCCCCGTGCCACTGAGATCCTCACCGTACTTGAGGGTACGCTCTACGTCGGCTTTGTCACGTCCAACCCGGAAAACAAGCTCTTCTCCAAGGAGCTCAGGAAGGGTGATGTGTTTGTTTTCCCACAAGGACTCATCCACTTCCAGTTTAACCCCAACCCCTACAAGCCGGCGGTCGCAATTGCCGCACTTAGCAGCCAGAACCCAGGGGCAATTACCATTGCTAACGCTGTATTTGGATCAAATCCTATGATCTCGGATGATATTCTCGCCAAGGCCTTTCAGGTGGAGAAGAAGACCGTGGACTGGCTCCAAGCTCAGTTCTGGGCCGACAACCACAATTAA
- the LOC109768600 gene encoding germin-like protein 8-11 — translation MASDPSPLQDFCVAENSSHVLVNGFVCKDPKDVKAEDFFLAAKLDMPRDTKANKVGSNVTLINVMRIPGLNTLGISLARIDYAPLGENPPHTHPRATEILTVLEGTLYVGFVTSNPDNKFLSKVLNKGDVFVFPEGLVHFQFNPNPYKPAVAIAALSSQNPGAITIANAVFGSKPAISDDLLAKAFQVEKRTVDWLHVVYGPPLSTHQGLLV, via the exons ATGGCTTCTGATCCGAGCCCTCTCCAGGACTTCTGCGTCGCCGAGAACAGCTCACATG TTCTAGTTAATGGATTTGTCTGTAAAGACCCAAAGGATGTGAAGGCCGAAGACTTCTTCTTGGCGGCCAAACTCGACATGCCGAGAGACACAAAGGCGAACAAAGTTGGGTCCAATGTCACTTTGATCAATGTAATGCGGATTCCTGGCCTCAACACATTGGGCATCTCCCTTGCGCGCATCGACTATGCACCTCTAGGCGAGAACCCACCGCACACTCACCCGCGTGCCACTGAGATCCTCACCGTGCTTGAAGGGACCCTTTATGTCGGCTTTGTCACATCCAACCCAGACAACAAGTTCTTGTCGAAGGTGCTTAACAAGGGTGACGTGTTTGTATTCCCAGAAGGTCTCGTCCACTTCCAATTCAACCCTAACCCCTACAAACCAGCGGTGGCAATTGCTGCACTTAGCAGCCAGAACCCTGGGGCAATAACCATTGCCAACGCTGTGTTTGGGTCAAAACCGGCAATCTCAGACGATCTTCTTGCCAAGGCGTTCCAAGTGGAGAAGAGGACTGTAGACTGGCTTCA CGTAGTGTATGGCCCCCCACTGTCAACTCATCAAGGATTGTTGGTATAG